The Nitrospirota bacterium genome includes a region encoding these proteins:
- a CDS encoding YtxH domain-containing protein produces the protein MKEELTNRKGSILIPVLTGGALGAGIALLLAPKSGSETRKDLKRIGNRLSQAVDIGKDLYGESREFVSKAVEAGKKAYVEEKPLEPLSSEGRSFLVPILASSIIGAGIGAGIALLLAPKSGSETREDLKRFASRTREKVVSAYDKGKDLYETGKGAITEAVEAGKKVYVEGKERLEHAA, from the coding sequence ATGAAAGAGGAACTAACGAATAGGAAAGGTTCGATCCTGATACCGGTTCTGACAGGCGGCGCTCTAGGGGCCGGGATAGCGCTCTTGCTGGCGCCGAAATCGGGAAGCGAGACCAGGAAAGATTTGAAGCGGATCGGCAACCGGCTCTCACAGGCTGTTGATATAGGCAAGGACCTCTACGGAGAGAGCAGAGAGTTTGTGAGCAAAGCCGTTGAAGCCGGCAAGAAGGCCTATGTGGAGGAAAAGCCCTTGGAGCCCTTGAGCAGCGAGGGGCGCTCATTCCTCGTGCCGATCCTGGCGAGCAGTATCATCGGGGCAGGCATTGGGGCAGGCATTGCGCTTCTGCTGGCGCCGAAATCGGGAAGCGAGACCAGGGAGGACCTGAAGCGGTTCGCATCGCGCACACGGGAGAAGGTTGTTTCCGCCTATGACAAGGGCAAAGATCTCTACGAGACAGGCAAAGGAGCGATAACCGAGGCGGTGGAAGCTGGCAAGAAAGTGTACGTCGAAGGGAAGGAGAGGCTTGAGCATGCAGCGTAG
- a CDS encoding DUF2238 domain-containing protein — MSRERILIMLLFILGGVLIATAVSPYDRATWLMEVTPVLIALPVLVLTYRRFPLTPLLYYLIFLHAIILITGGAYSYARVPLGFWLQDLFQFGRNNYDRIGHFFQGLVPALVAREILLRKPYVSSRRMALFLSICVAMAISAWYELIEWAAAVVLGQKADDFLGTQGDPWDTQWDMFTCFIGAVVAMAGLSREQDRQIERLRNAGPKDAQM; from the coding sequence ATGTCTCGCGAACGAATCCTGATCATGTTACTCTTTATCCTCGGCGGCGTTCTCATTGCCACAGCCGTCAGCCCCTACGATCGGGCCACCTGGCTCATGGAAGTGACGCCCGTGCTGATCGCTCTGCCCGTCCTCGTCCTGACCTATCGCCGGTTTCCCCTGACGCCGCTCCTTTACTATCTTATCTTTCTGCACGCGATCATCCTGATCACGGGCGGCGCCTACTCCTACGCACGCGTTCCCCTCGGGTTCTGGCTCCAGGACCTGTTCCAGTTCGGCCGTAACAACTATGACCGGATCGGCCACTTCTTTCAAGGACTCGTGCCCGCCCTCGTGGCGCGGGAAATCCTGCTCCGTAAGCCCTATGTTTCAAGCCGACGCATGGCCTTGTTCCTCTCGATCTGTGTTGCCATGGCGATCAGCGCCTGGTACGAACTGATCGAATGGGCTGCCGCCGTGGTACTCGGCCAGAAAGCAGACGACTTCCTGGGCACCCAGGGAGACCCCTGGGACACGCAATGGGACATGTTCACGTGCTTTATCGGGGCTGTTGTCGCCATGGCAGGCCTGTCGAGGGAACAGGACCGGCAGATCGAACGCCTCCGGAATGCCGGGCCGAAGGATGCGCAGATGTAA
- a CDS encoding MaoC family dehydratase codes for MNIYVGQKANRSIALTAEHVRRYAELTGDFNPLHFDESFAAGTKFRRPVVQGGLTTGLLHALVANDLPGPGTVFLSQNWKFTAPVFIGDMITAEAEVVSVHPGKPVTQLRIKVVRQDGETVLEGEAWCYTFSPKA; via the coding sequence ATGAATATATATGTCGGACAAAAAGCAAACCGCAGCATCGCTCTCACGGCCGAACATGTCAGGAGGTATGCCGAGCTGACCGGTGATTTCAACCCCCTTCATTTCGATGAATCTTTTGCTGCAGGAACCAAGTTCCGCCGGCCTGTTGTTCAGGGCGGCCTGACAACGGGTCTTTTGCATGCGCTGGTAGCCAACGATTTGCCCGGACCGGGAACGGTATTTCTGAGCCAGAACTGGAAGTTTACCGCACCGGTTTTTATCGGAGACATGATCACCGCTGAGGCCGAGGTCGTCAGCGTGCATCCCGGCAAGCCGGTCACCCAACTCAGAATCAAAGTCGTGCGGCAGGATGGGGAAACGGTCCTCGAAGGCGAGGCGTGGTGTTATACTTTCTCGCCGAAGGCTTGA
- a CDS encoding prohibitin family protein, giving the protein MENKAMESKVKAIVMVALAVIALVAFMSLNPLVIVHPGQRGVVIQLGAVQDTILGEGVHFVMPITQTVKKMDVQIQKVEVSSEASSKDLQMVAARVALNYHLDALKVNKIFQTLGDDVGGRIIAPAIQEYLKKSTAMFTAEELISKRESVKEEFKRSLTAALSVNNVIVDNVFITNFEFSKEFNHAIEQKVTAEQEALMEKNNLAKVKFLAEQKVTTATADATAISIQAKAVTSQGGKDYVQLKAIEKWDGRLPTQMVPGSAVPFIDLTKSKN; this is encoded by the coding sequence ATGGAGAATAAAGCCATGGAGAGTAAAGTCAAGGCAATTGTCATGGTGGCGCTTGCGGTGATTGCGCTTGTCGCATTTATGTCCCTTAACCCGCTCGTGATCGTACACCCTGGACAGCGCGGCGTTGTAATTCAACTCGGCGCCGTGCAGGACACGATCCTTGGTGAGGGTGTTCACTTCGTTATGCCGATTACGCAGACGGTGAAAAAAATGGATGTTCAAATACAGAAGGTCGAAGTATCGTCGGAGGCGTCATCAAAGGATCTGCAAATGGTCGCTGCACGAGTTGCCTTGAACTACCATCTGGACGCCCTGAAAGTAAATAAAATATTTCAAACGCTCGGGGACGACGTAGGCGGACGTATCATTGCTCCGGCCATACAGGAATATTTGAAAAAATCAACCGCGATGTTTACCGCGGAGGAGCTTATTTCCAAGCGGGAATCGGTCAAGGAGGAGTTCAAGAGGTCGCTGACCGCCGCGCTGTCGGTGAACAACGTGATCGTGGACAACGTGTTCATAACCAACTTTGAATTTTCCAAGGAATTCAATCACGCTATCGAGCAAAAAGTGACGGCGGAGCAGGAAGCCCTCATGGAAAAGAATAATTTAGCCAAAGTGAAGTTTTTGGCGGAACAAAAAGTGACCACGGCCACCGCGGACGCCACCGCGATCTCCATTCAGGCAAAGGCCGTTACTTCGCAGGGGGGCAAGGATTATGTGCAGCTCAAAGCGATTGAAAAATGGGATGGACGTCTTCCCACACAGATGGTGCCCGGCTCTGCGGTGCCCTTTATTGATCTGACAAAAAGTAAAAATTGA
- a CDS encoding NADPH-dependent F420 reductase produces the protein MFIGLQRPEYVSAPCQYKKVEKEAGAIIIVDVFFPAPMFSGESHGLKKGSLKGDEDMKTNKINRIGIVGSGHIGGNLGILLAKAGYEVLYSSRHPDTLKDLVKTSGPKACAGTVAEAIAFGDVIVLSLPLKAMPELDAKAKEALKGKIVIDTSNPYPERDGKIAEEARKDPGGMGVFVARLLPGARIVRAFNTVYFEDLKRTTNEGGEKIGIPIAGDDQEGLKVTGELVERAGLDPVVVGSLSTSKLFDVGTAVYATSAPASEIRKKLNLKPAGSRRAA, from the coding sequence ATGTTCATCGGGCTGCAACGTCCCGAATATGTTTCGGCTCCCTGCCAATACAAAAAAGTTGAAAAGGAAGCCGGTGCTATAATTATCGTAGACGTGTTTTTTCCCGCTCCAATGTTCAGCGGCGAATCGCACGGACTGAAGAAAGGATCTCTAAAGGGAGATGAAGACATGAAGACAAATAAAATAAATAGAATCGGGATCGTCGGATCAGGTCATATCGGGGGAAATCTTGGGATTCTGCTCGCAAAGGCGGGATACGAGGTCCTTTATAGTTCGAGACATCCTGATACGCTCAAAGACCTTGTAAAGACCTCCGGGCCTAAAGCCTGCGCCGGGACCGTTGCCGAGGCGATCGCATTTGGAGATGTTATCGTGCTGTCGCTTCCGCTCAAGGCCATGCCGGAGCTTGACGCCAAGGCAAAGGAGGCCCTGAAGGGCAAGATCGTGATCGACACGTCGAATCCTTATCCTGAGAGAGACGGGAAGATCGCTGAAGAGGCTAGAAAAGACCCGGGCGGCATGGGCGTCTTCGTGGCCCGACTCCTGCCGGGGGCGCGAATAGTGAGGGCGTTCAATACTGTCTATTTTGAAGACCTCAAAAGAACAACGAACGAAGGCGGTGAAAAGATCGGGATCCCGATAGCCGGCGACGACCAGGAAGGATTGAAAGTGACCGGCGAGCTTGTGGAGCGTGCGGGTCTTGACCCTGTAGTCGTGGGAAGCTTGAGCACATCAAAATTGTTCGATGTCGGGACCGCCGTGTATGCAACGAGCGCCCCGGCAAGCGAGATCAGAAAAAAATTAAACTTGAAACCGGCCGGTTCAAGGCGTGCGGCTTAG
- a CDS encoding C1 family peptidase, whose amino-acid sequence MPLKNKAGKRINKARKSGYGWVPDLPDQRDYLFRAVRKVPAKLPSSVDLRPLCSKVEDQGDLGSCTGNALAGALEFLERKDKVSFVDFSRLFIYYNERLIEHSVHSDSGAMIRDGIKTLAKYGVCSERTWPYVVSRFEVKPVAGCYKEALTHTITSYHRILTLDEMRTCLAEGFPFVFGFTVYDSFESQQVARTGVVNMPAKGETVAGGHAVLAVGYNDVKKRFIVRNSWGAGWGMKGYFTMPYAYLKDRNLSDDFWTIRRGGLMAKRSAGPS is encoded by the coding sequence ATGCCTCTAAAGAATAAGGCGGGCAAGAGAATAAACAAGGCGAGGAAAAGCGGTTACGGGTGGGTGCCGGATTTGCCCGATCAGCGTGATTACCTGTTCCGCGCTGTGAGAAAAGTGCCCGCGAAGCTCCCTTCCTCTGTGGACCTGCGGCCGCTGTGTTCAAAGGTCGAAGACCAGGGCGACCTCGGCAGCTGCACCGGGAACGCGCTCGCGGGCGCTTTGGAGTTCCTGGAGCGGAAGGACAAGGTCTCTTTCGTCGATTTCAGCAGGCTGTTCATCTACTACAACGAGCGGCTCATCGAACACTCGGTCCATTCGGATTCAGGCGCCATGATCCGAGACGGCATCAAGACCCTTGCGAAGTACGGCGTCTGCTCCGAAAGAACGTGGCCCTATGTGGTCTCCAGGTTTGAGGTGAAACCGGTCGCCGGCTGCTATAAGGAAGCCTTGACCCACACGATCACCTCCTATCACCGCATTCTGACCCTCGATGAGATGCGGACGTGTCTTGCCGAAGGGTTTCCGTTCGTGTTCGGCTTCACCGTGTATGACAGCTTCGAATCGCAACAGGTCGCCAGAACGGGCGTCGTGAACATGCCCGCAAAAGGCGAGACCGTCGCGGGCGGACACGCCGTGCTCGCCGTGGGGTACAATGATGTCAAGAAACGGTTCATCGTGCGCAATTCCTGGGGAGCGGGCTGGGGCATGAAAGGCTATTTTACGATGCCCTACGCGTACCTGAAGGACAGGAACCTGTCCGATGATTTCTGGACCATCCGGAGAGGCGGATTGATGGCGAAGCGGTCTGCAGGCCCCTCGTAG